A region of the Synergistota bacterium genome:
AAGGGGTTCCCTTCACAATAGCAGTATATCCGGTTTTCATCAACTATAAGGAAGGAGAGGCGATAACACTCCTGCAGAACGAAAAGCTTGTGCTAATCCTTAAAAAGGCGGAGAAAATGGGAGGAAGCATAATAATGCACGGAACCTCTCATCAGTATAGGGAGGTTTCTGGAGAAGGGTCGGAATTCTGGGACATGCTCAAAGACAAGCCTCTTCCAAACGAAAAAGAATATTTCAACAGGAGAATGCGATATGGACTGTGGCTATTTAAAAAAGCTGGTTTAACTCCGCTTTTCTTTGAATCTCCTCACTATAATCTGCCCTTAAGTCTTCAAAGAGAAATGCATATATATTTCTCAACCATACTTGGAGAGCTAATGATAAACAACAGAACCTATAGAACAACTCAAACCATTCCGTATATAGTTTATAAAACCTATACAGGATTAACTCTTCTTCCAGAGCAACTTGGTTATATAGAAGCAGGCAGAAAGACAGCTTCCATAAAAAGCATAGAAGAAAGAGCAATAGAGCTTGAGCATATAGTAAGAGATCCAATGGTTTGCTTTTTTTATCATCCCTATCTTGACGGAGATAAACCCCTAAGGGAGCTGATACCTTTCTTCCGAGATCACGGTTTTAGATTTATTAATGTGGCTCAGTATGGATCTCCCACAAGCTTTAAAGTAAAAAGAGTTCCTCACCTGTGGAAGATAAAAGAGAAGGGAACGTTTTACTTTGGAAAGACGCCAGCTTTTCTTGCTGTATTATCAGCACTCGTTCTTCTGTCTATATACCTGAGATTATCGTCAAGGAGAAAAAGGAGGCTCTTTGAAAAATGATAGGACCTCTTGATTACATATATATAGCCTGCATGATAATAATATGGTCGCTTTTGCTCTATCATGTGCTTCTATCATATGCGGGATACAGATACTCGCTTAAAGCAGAAAAAGAAAAGGAAGAACTTGATAACTCTCCGATAGGCCCCCTCCCAACCGTAACGGTGCTTATCCCCGCTCATAATGAAGAACCCGTAATAGAGCAAACGCTTCTTGCGGTGGGAAGCTTGGACTACCCTGAGGAAAAGCTTGAAATACTATGCTTAAACGATAACTCAACGG
Encoded here:
- a CDS encoding DUF2334 domain-containing protein codes for the protein MRVRAIIYLILISLMLACIFTPAKAEGEKRNALVLYDDLTKDYGVALMNLLGHFFMEYNSEMVYILKANPKQIRKVDALFVLSDYNSVLPPLPILKSIKSRENDLGKITCLIGTPPWLERSDKYRIFTYASYKGWRYRGDYGIYPLKLSPAMNSISDLESGGEGKSIPLISHRGNLWIVQGFPFFDVHSWIFADALHDILGVYHKRRKSVFLRLEDVNPSYGEAELKKLNDCINYLYSQGVPFTIAVYPVFINYKEGEAITLLQNEKLVLILKKAEKMGGSIIMHGTSHQYREVSGEGSEFWDMLKDKPLPNEKEYFNRRMRYGLWLFKKAGLTPLFFESPHYNLPLSLQREMHIYFSTILGELMINNRTYRTTQTIPYIVYKTYTGLTLLPEQLGYIEAGRKTASIKSIEERAIELEHIVRDPMVCFFYHPYLDGDKPLRELIPFFRDHGFRFINVAQYGSPTSFKVKRVPHLWKIKEKGTFYFGKTPAFLAVLSALVLLSIYLRLSSRRKRRLFEK